Part of the Nicotiana sylvestris chromosome 2, ASM39365v2, whole genome shotgun sequence genome, ttaatttgtaagcctaaaaagaaattaaactcacccatcatactcatttcaaattcactccccattagTTTAGCAAATTCTTTACTTAACCTATCAATAGTTGCTCCAAAGATTATATCATCAACATGTATCTGAACTACCAAGAGGTCTctttacctttttctttcaagaacaaaatattgtcaattttacctctcttgtagccatgcCCAAGCACGAATTTTGACAATCTTTAATACCATGCTCTTGGAGCCTGCTTGATCCCATATAGTGCTTTGTCAAGCTTGTACACATGATTAGGACATTCCTTGCTTTCAAAGCCCGGAGGTtgcttgacaaacacttcttcctttagatAACCATTGAGTAAGgcactcttgacatccatctgatagagagtgaattccatgtaagCAGCAAAGGCTATAAGGAGTCTAATTGCTTCCAATCTTGCAACTGGATTAAAAGTCTCttcatagtctatgccctcctcttgactatatccttgaaccaccaatcttgccttgttccttgcaactattccatcttcatcaagtttgtttttgGAGATCTATTTTGTGCCAATTACTGATTTGTCTTTGTGTCTTGGTACcaaatgccaaacttgacttctctctaATTGGTTGAGTtaatcttgcattgcatttacccagtcTGTATCctacaaagcctcaacaacatttttaggttcaataagagataaaaaagtATCAAAAGCATAAATAATCTTCAAAGAAGATCTGGTTTACATTTCAGAGATTGGATCAGTGATTATATTCTTAATGGGATGAAtctttgatacttgtaaggtttcacaaccaactagtTTCCCCTAGATGTTCCTTCAATGTTTTGTTGTTGATGAACAGGTTCATGGATAGGTTCCCTTGAGGTTTGAGGATCAGTTCCTCTTTGTTCAATTCCCCATGTCAGGTTGTCATGGGTGGAAGAACCTGTTCCGTCACCTATTACTTCCTCCGGTGAAGCTTCAGTCTGGGCTGTGGTTTTATTTGAGTTTCTTACTAGCCCAATTGCTTCATCAACCTGTTCCTGCCTCTCATAAAGAATGTTAGTTTTATCAAAAaccacatgtacactttcttctatacACATAGTTCTTTGGTTATAAATCTTATAAGTTTTACTATGCGaaaaatatcccaagaatactccctcatcacttttgggatcaaacttacctagggagtctttaccattattgtgcacaaagcacttgcatccaaatgccctaagatgagatatatttgtctttctccctttaagtaactgatAAGGAGTCTTCTCGACTAGAGATCTGTTCATGCACCTATTTATTATGTAGCAAGCAGTGTTCACAACTTCTGCTTAGAAACTATGgagcagtttactagaaagaagcatagtcctagtcATTTCTTCAaatgtcctattctttctttcaactactccattttttTGTGGAGTCCTATGAGCACCAAAGTTATGATTTATGCTATACTCATTATAAAATTCAGCAAATTTAGCGTTTTCAAATTCAgtaccatgatcagacctaattgatgcatattgattacctagttgtttctgagtttttctaacaaaagataTGAACATGTCAAAttcttcatctttagatgttaaaaataatgtccaagtaaacctacagtaatcatcaacaagcaccataacATATCTCTTACCACCCCTACTCAACGTTCTCATTGGTCCACAAATATCCATATGGACAAGTTCTATCGTCCTAGTAGTGCTTACCATTTTTTTGCTTTTGAAAGAGGATCTttcctgcttcccccttgcacaagcctcacaaacttcaTCTTCCTTGAACTTAATGTTAGTCAGCCTTATCACCAAGTCCTTgaagactaatttgttgagttggcTTAGACTGGCATGTCTAAGTCTCTTatgccaaaggaggggatcattatccaacacacttaagcaagtgaatTCAATATCTGAAAGTGTGGACAGATCCACAACATATATGTTGttcactctttttccctgcaaaactattttattagtggtaagattaatcacaaagtaTTTTGTAGAGGTGAAGGCTACCATGTTATCTCTATCACGCAATTGTGATACACTCATTAGACTGTACTTCAGTCCATTTATCAAGTAGACATTTTCAATAGAGTGAGAATcaatcttacctacctttccaacccaaTGGATCTCACCTTTATTTCcgtttccaaaggagacattacctcattTATGGTCCTCAAGTGAGAGGAACCGGTTCTTTCTTTCTATCATATGCTTAGAACAAtaactatccatgtaccatatttgactgtttcccttcacttggacctgcaaaaagaaatcaggggttagtcttaggaacccaaactagtttgggtccctttctataggcaaaatgATAGAtcaaattctttttagcccaacttggcagcctatttttccatagaacaaattttttgttcttttgacttgcCGTCTCCTTTGCAATACATTCACTCTTATAGTGACCAGTGTTACCATAGTGTGTGCAAATCTTGTTCTCAGGGAGTGTGAGGTACTttcttttgggatcccacttaggtgcagaGTTCCCAAAGCCAAGTCCCCTTTTGTTGCTACTATGATGTTCTTGTTGCGATGATAGTGCATCAGAGGACAGATTCCATTTACAAGTTCTATCTAGCTCATGCTTGACCTTTTTCAGATCCTTCTTTAGAATCCTGCCTGTTCATCCctcttatacaactcatcttttatttttcctacatttACTTCTAAAGTTAGTTGTGTATGATTAGTTGTCTTTTTGTAtgttcctaatttcaattttatatTTTCAGATCTAAGTTCTAGGATAGTTGTGTCAAGTgcatgaacctggttcttcaacagAGTATTTTCACTTTCCGTTTCACACGCCCTAAGTTCTAGGTTTTTAcacttagctttcaaaatcacacaTTCTTTTGACAGATGTTCTTTTTCATTATTCACATCCTCATATTCATCAATTAGCTCTAGTAGTAACTCagataacctttctttagacaaaaatttaatcttgtctttgagatgaaaaACGCTTACCTCAGTTTCTTCATCAGATTTTCCAATGGTCATAAGTGCtcgttcatcatcatcatcatctgagctttctccccaagTAGTGACCACAGCTTTGGTTGATCCTTTGTTGTTGCTTTTCTTGGGTTAAACATGTTCCTTTTTCTTGTTCCTTCGTTTaactctttccttcttccattcaattttccACAAAAGACAGCTTTTAATCATGTGATCATTcttaccacacttgtaccaaCCATCATTGGTTGTCTTCTCAGGAGCTTTTGCCTTGTTGTAGCTTTCACTTCTTGAAGAACCTTTTCCTCTCCTTGGGTACTTCTTAAAGTCTTTGGTTATCATAGTCATTTCATTATCTTCCATATCAGAACCATCAATGATTCTGAGTGCCAAGCTCCTTTCCTTCTTAGGtacatccattttcatggtttgtctcctaagttcataggcagtgagattccCAATCAATTCATCTAGTGGGAGAGTGGCAATATTCTTTGATTCTTGGATGGCAGTGATCTTGCTCTCCCAAGTGATTGGCAAGACCCTAGTGAGTATCTTCTCGACTCTTTCTTCTTCAGagataatccttccaagagatttTAGTTCATTTGTCGATAtagtgaaccttgtgtacatctcctaAATGGTTTCTCCATATTTCATAACAAAGTTCTCATACTGAGAATATAGTAGAGTTCTTCCAGATCTTTTTACCTGAGTTGTTCCTTCATGGTCCACTTGCAGTGTGTCCCAAATTTGCTTAGTAGTGGAACAACCTTGGATTCTGCTGTACTCATTCATATCAAGTCCACAAACAAGCCATTTTTTGGCTttggcattcttttcccatttcttcataTCCTCAGCATTGCAATCAACTCTTGTATTTGGTGCATCTACTccttcagcatttttcttcaaAGTAGCTAGTGGACCATCAATGACAATATCCCATAGCCCATAGTCCTCTCCCTATATGTGATCTCTCATCTTGTTATTCCACCAAGAGTAGTATTGTCCATTAAAGAGTGGTGGCCTagtagtggattgcccttcccaattCCAGGTGGTGCACCCATCTTAATCTTCTCCTAAGGTGTTatcctcttcaaggataaccacctctgataccaattgatgttttatactccagtaccacacaagaggggggggagtgatttgtgtggtgttCAATTTTTTGCGTGCAcggattatagaaggacctggttcttctatgtgttccttatactactgttgcagaataataaatgcagaaaataaagaacacaagtattgttacgtggaaaacacctggctcaaaaggtgaaaaaatcacgatCTAATACCTAGCAATATTTtttccaacacttcactaaatcacttgGTCAAAAACAACGTTTATAAAACTCTTATAAACCTAACGATTACCTCTAACCCTTTGTGGCAATCAGTCTCAGATGTTGCGATaatttcaagttaactctaacgtGAACACTACACTCAGAGTACCTAGTACAAATGCTTCTaaagaaagctgaaaggtacaactcaaaAACCCTATTACAATttaactagaataaaagatagatacttggaactggttcttctagatggttcatgtagcttcaggttcacACACTTCAATCACACatgaattgcttgcaaaatgccttgctattttgctctcaactctTGTTTAACTTCAACATTTGTGTGTATCTGTAAAAGGAGAACATCCTGaaaaatatagagttagtagaataggATTAATTAGAGTTCTAATGctatactcttccttggtggaagagttctaattatcttcaacttctaactcctcccTTATTTAGGATAGAGTTCTCTTCAATTGAGGAGGTCTTTCTCCTTAGCAATTATGCAATCTTTTCGTTCAGGAGATATCATATATAAgcagttaagcttatctccttcacgtgcatgcCTTGTGCTCAAATTTGCCTGTGTTTGTGTACACTGTATATGGACCTCGTTCAtgcttgagttcctttgtcaaACATTAAAACAAACTTACTCAGGCAAACAATATGGATGCACATTATTCCTCACTTTATTTTAGTAGA contains:
- the LOC138885736 gene encoding uncharacterized protein — protein: MGAPPGIGKGNPLLGHHSLMDNTTLGVDAPNTRVDCNAEDMKKWEKNAKAKKWLVCGLDMNEYSRIQGCSTTKQIWDTLQVDHEGTTQEMYTRFTISTNELKSLGRIISEEERVEKILTRVLPITWESKITAIQESKNIATLPLDELIGNLTAYELRRQTMKMDVPKKERSLALRIIDGSDMEDNEMTMITKDFKKYPRRGKGSSRSESYNKAKAPEKTTNDGWYKCGKNDHMIKSCLLWKIEWKKERVKRRNKKKEHV